From a region of the Balaenoptera acutorostrata chromosome 14, mBalAcu1.1, whole genome shotgun sequence genome:
- the MFSD4B gene encoding sodium-dependent glucose transporter 1, with the protein MLRWFITVLLCAAFLGLGMSVAILGPTFQDLATNVNHNISSLSLIFVGRAFGYLGGSVIGGVLFDNMNHFLLLGASMFATTIGLYLVPFCKTAVLLIVVTSIFGVSIGILDTGGNVLILAIWGDKGAPHMQALHFSFALGAFLAPLLAKLALGRMVSAENHTEADFNHSAFSQSSEADSESLLGIPDDMNLLWAYAVIGAYIFVVSLFFFALFMKKSSRQEKAKASAQRFRRAKYHNALLCLLFLFFFFYVGAEVTYGSYVFSFATSHAGMKESEAAGLNSIFWGTFAACRGMAIFFATCLQPGTMIVLSNIGSLASSLFLVLFDKSRVCLWIATSVYGASMATTFPSGVSWIEQYTTVHGKAAAFFVVGAALGEMAIPAVIGILQGKYPDLPVVLYTCLGSSVATAVLFPVLYKLATLPISCQQKEHSKS; encoded by the exons ATGCTGCGCTGGTTCATCACCGTCCTCCTGTGTGCCGCCTTCCTGGGGCTG ggaaTGAGTGTCGCTATACTGGGACCCACGTTTCAAGATTTGGCAACAAATGTGAACCACAATATCAGCagtctttctctgatttttgtGGGCCGTGCCTTTGGATATTTGGGTGGCTCTGTGATTGGTGGAGTTCTTTTTGACAATatgaatcattttcttcttttgg GGGCGTCAATGTTCGCTACCACAATTGGTCTTTATCTTGTTCCATTTTGTAAGACTGCGGTGTTACTGATCGTCGTCACGTCCATCTTTGGTGTTTCAATTGGCATTCTGGATACAG GTGGTAACGTCCTAATCTTGGCTATTTGGGGGGACAAAGGAGCCCCCCATATGCAGGCCTTACACTTCAGTTTTGCCTTGGGTGCCTTTTTGGCTCCCCTGCTGGCTAAATTGGCATTGGGCAGGATGGTGTCTGCTGAAAACCACACAGAGGCTGACTTTAACCATTCTGCCTTCAGCCAGTCATCTGAAGCTGACTCAGAATCTCTGCTTGGAATACCTGACGATATGAATTTACTGTGGGCTTATGCTGTTATCGGTGCTTATATTTTtgtagtttctctcttttttttcgcTCTGTTTATGAAGAAAAGCTCAAGGCAGGAAAAAGCAAAAGCATCTGCTCAGAGGTTTCGAAGAGCTAAATATCacaatgcccttctttgtctcctttttctgttcttctttttttatgttgGAGCCGAGGTAACATATGGCTCTTACGTTTTCTCCTTTGCAACCAGCCATGCTGGCATGAAAGAAAGTGAAGCGGCTGGGTTGAACTCCATCTTCTGGGGGACCTTTGCCGCCTGCAGGGGTATGGCAATCTTTTTTGCTACGTGTTTACAACCTGGAACCATGATTGTGTTGAGCAACATCGGCAGCCTGGCTTCATCTTTATTTCTGGTGCTTTTCGACAAGAGCCGAGTTTGCCTCTGGATAGCAACTTCAGTGTATGGTGCCTCAATGGCAACCACATTTCCCAGTGGTGTGTCTTGGATTGAGCAGTACACGACCGTCCATGGGAAAGCTGCAGCATTTTTTGTAGTCGGTGCTGCCCTGGGAGAAATGGCTATTCCTGCGGTAATTGGAATTCTTCAAGGAAAATACCCTGATTTGCCTGTAGTTTTGTACACCTGTTTGGGGTCATCAGTAGCCACTGCTGttttatttcctgtgctgtataaATTAGCCACCTTGCCTATCAGTTGTCAGCAAAAAGAACACAGTAAAAGCTAG